In Helianthus annuus cultivar XRQ/B chromosome 3, HanXRQr2.0-SUNRISE, whole genome shotgun sequence, a single window of DNA contains:
- the LOC110930663 gene encoding 3-isopropylmalate dehydratase small subunit 1 has protein sequence MATTASLANPNTFSSTITHRQQPPASISTFNAFTSTKQPSFKTLISHKTPTVIRHASVIAAAAASDSPSSAPATSFHGECYVVRDNIDTDQIIPAEYLTLVPSKPDEYKKLGSYALVGLPESYETRFVETGEYRTKYPIIIAGDNFGCGSSREHAPVALGAAGAVAVVAESYARIFFRNSVATGEIYPLESEVRVCDECKTGDVVTIELEKSVLINHTTGKQYALKPIGDAGPVIEAGGIFAYARKAGMIPA, from the coding sequence ATGGCAACCACTGCTTCTCTTGCAAACCCTAACACGTTTTCCTCCACCATAACCCACCGTCAACAACCTCCAGCTTCCATCTCCACCTTCAACGCATTCACTTCCACCAAACAACCTtcattcaaaaccctaatttctcacAAAACTCCAACCGTAATCCGTCATGCATCCGTCATCGCTGCGGCGGCGGCTTCCGATTCACCGTCCTCAGCTCCGGCGACCTCATTTCACGGCGAGTGCTACGTCGTACGAGACAACATCGACACCGATCAAATCATTCCGGCTGAATACCTAACCCTAGTTCCGTCAAAACCTGACGAATACAAAAAGCTCGGATCGTACGCTCTTGTCGGTTTACCGGAATCGTACGAGACTCGATTCGTTGAGACTGGAGAATACCGAACAAAGTATCCGATTATTATCGCCGGAGATAACTTCGGATGCGGCTCGTCGCGTGAGCACGCGCCGGTGGCGTTGGGAGCAGCGGgagcggtggcggtggtggcggagTCGTACGCGAGGATATTTTTTAGGAATTCGGTTGCGACCGGAGAGATTTATCCGTTGGAGTCAGAAGTTAGGGTTTGTGATGAGTGTAAGACTGGAGATGTGGTGACAATTGAGCTTGAGAAGAGTGTTTTGATTAATCATACGACCGGGAAACAGTATGCGTTGAAGCCGATTGGTGATGCTGGGCCGGTGATTGAAGCCGGTGGGATTTTCGCTTATGCGCGAAAAGCTGGGATGATTCCTGCTTAG